A genomic segment from Stappia indica encodes:
- a CDS encoding transposase, which translates to MAAPRPGRPVAGQAGRTGRPRRPPQGSRRSQGGGDQPPQGAGHEGGAGVLQGRPALPARPDRPDRCRHRSAAGQEPVLGPAHRRLPLPAGRRTAHRHNPRRHDAELGSLTRRQAASLAGVAPHPRDSGTLKGYRRMRGGRATIRPVLFMAALAASRAKGDLRLFYQRLVQNGKKPIVAIAALMRKIVVILNARLRDQSQQQS; encoded by the coding sequence GTGGCAGCTCCTCGCCCTGGTCGCCCTGTCGCAGGCCAGGCAGGCCGAACTGGCCGCCCTCGTCGCCCGCCGCAAGGATCTCGTCGATCTCAAGGTGGCGGAGACCAACCGCCTCAAGGCGCCGGGCATGAAGGCGGTGCGGGCGTCCTGCAAGGTCGTCCTGCGCTGCCTGCAAGGCCAGATCGCCCGGATCGATGCCGCCATCGAAGCGCTGCTGGCCAAGAGCCCGTCCTTGGCCCGGCGCATCGCCGTCTCCCGCTCCCTGCCGGGCGTCGGACCGCGCACCGCCATAACCCTCGCCGCCATGATGCCGAACTCGGCAGCCTCACACGCCGGCAGGCTGCCTCGCTTGCGGGCGTCGCCCCGCATCCCAGGGATAGCGGCACCCTCAAAGGCTACCGGCGAATGCGCGGCGGACGGGCAACCATCCGTCCCGTCCTGTTCATGGCAGCCCTCGCCGCAAGCCGCGCCAAGGGCGACCTGCGCCTGTTCTATCAACGCCTTGTCCAGAACGGAAAGAAGCCCATCGTCGCCATCGCCGCGCTCATGAGAAAGATCGTCGTCATCCTCAACGCAAGGCTCCGAGACCAAAGCCAACAACAGAGTTGA
- a CDS encoding ABC-type transport auxiliary lipoprotein family protein, which yields MRGKGRIKGAVSAAGLSLALVLAGCGSASTPDAYYGLTTPALAEKAAAGRSGTIQVLVPAPRALQALDTASIAVVDAGPVYTYFPKAAWTDTLPKVVQSKIVQSLENTRGLRGVGLPGEGLLIDYQLQTDLRSFQLQIDGQDRAVVEVMARLVNDRNGRTKASRVFRAEAPARSTNVRDAVDAMNAAADSVLREISAWVLSNV from the coding sequence ATGCGCGGGAAGGGTCGCATCAAGGGGGCGGTCTCGGCCGCGGGGCTTTCGCTGGCGCTCGTGCTTGCCGGGTGCGGCTCGGCGAGCACGCCGGATGCCTATTACGGGCTGACCACGCCGGCGCTCGCCGAAAAGGCGGCGGCAGGCCGCAGCGGTACCATCCAGGTCTTGGTGCCGGCGCCGCGCGCCCTGCAGGCGCTCGACACGGCGTCCATCGCCGTGGTCGATGCCGGTCCCGTCTACACCTATTTCCCCAAGGCCGCCTGGACCGACACGCTGCCCAAGGTGGTGCAGTCGAAGATCGTGCAGTCGCTGGAGAACACCCGCGGCCTGCGCGGCGTCGGCCTGCCGGGCGAGGGGCTGCTGATCGACTACCAGCTGCAGACGGACCTCAGGTCCTTCCAGCTGCAGATCGACGGCCAGGACCGCGCCGTGGTCGAGGTGATGGCCCGCCTGGTCAACGACCGCAACGGCCGCACCAAGGCGAGCCGCGTCTTCCGGGCGGAAGCCCCGGCCCGCAGCACCAATGTGCGCGATGCCGTTGATGCGATGAACGCGGCGGCGGACAGCGTGCTGCGCGAGATCTCGGCCTGGGTCCTGTCCAACGTCTGA
- a CDS encoding MlaD family protein — METRANYIAIGAFVFATLIIGFVFIYWLGARAEGPRALPLKVVFNGAVTGLSVGGAVNFNGIKVGDVGELGFDPKDPRVVIATIRVSPNTPLRTDVKATLGFQTLSGIAYVDLSGGSTNAPLLLDPDAEEPPVIYAEKSAFEDIVEGARDILSRADTTLASIERVVNDNREEVNKIIVNARVFSDALASNADGVDNFMASVASTGEALQSLSGRLEGLVDSATAVVDAVPPGRVTEIVNNAAEVTSKAAEAADGLTGMVANAETAAQDLQQFASGLTSSLAKVDAVIDTVRPEAVTRIVDGASAFATVLQERSADIDRLVVSSTRTMENLDEVSTSLAEGKEDIRQVLADARTIGTQLVATVDRIDRVVAAVDPEQVKSLVASVERFSGEIAGKTKIVTDAIAKAGEAVDNVNEFSQSLKGRGPQIDQIVRDAQELASKLNATGTRVQSVVDKVDAMVEGDGEGLIAEATQAAASIRKVADVLAERVGPITSGLERFTARGSTDFSNAMAQLSRTLLEIQRTASDLNRDPQRVIFGGPDKPTFGGAQRR, encoded by the coding sequence ATGGAAACCCGCGCGAATTATATTGCCATCGGTGCGTTCGTCTTCGCGACGCTCATCATCGGCTTCGTTTTCATCTATTGGCTCGGCGCCCGCGCGGAAGGCCCGCGTGCGCTGCCGTTGAAGGTCGTGTTCAACGGGGCGGTGACCGGCCTGTCCGTCGGCGGGGCGGTGAATTTCAACGGTATCAAGGTCGGCGATGTCGGCGAACTGGGCTTCGATCCCAAGGACCCGCGCGTGGTGATCGCGACGATCCGCGTCAGCCCGAACACGCCCCTGCGCACGGACGTCAAGGCGACGCTGGGGTTCCAGACGCTGTCGGGCATCGCCTATGTCGACCTGTCCGGCGGGTCGACCAATGCGCCGCTGCTGCTCGATCCCGATGCCGAGGAACCGCCGGTCATCTATGCCGAGAAATCCGCCTTCGAGGATATCGTGGAGGGCGCGCGGGACATTCTCAGCCGCGCCGACACGACGCTCGCCTCCATCGAGCGCGTGGTGAACGACAACCGCGAAGAGGTGAACAAGATCATCGTCAATGCCCGCGTCTTCTCCGATGCGCTGGCGAGCAATGCCGATGGCGTCGACAATTTCATGGCCAGCGTCGCCAGCACCGGCGAGGCGCTGCAGAGCCTGTCCGGCCGGCTTGAAGGGCTGGTCGACAGCGCGACCGCCGTGGTCGATGCGGTGCCCCCCGGCCGCGTGACCGAGATCGTCAACAATGCCGCCGAGGTCACGTCGAAGGCGGCAGAGGCCGCGGACGGGCTGACGGGTATGGTCGCCAATGCCGAGACCGCGGCGCAGGACCTGCAGCAGTTCGCCTCCGGCCTGACCTCGAGCCTTGCCAAGGTCGACGCGGTGATCGACACCGTCCGGCCCGAGGCGGTCACGCGGATCGTCGACGGGGCGTCGGCCTTCGCGACCGTGCTTCAGGAGCGCTCCGCGGATATCGACCGGCTGGTGGTGTCCTCGACCCGCACGATGGAGAACCTGGACGAGGTCAGCACGTCGCTCGCCGAGGGCAAGGAAGACATTCGCCAGGTCCTGGCGGATGCCCGCACCATCGGCACGCAGCTCGTCGCCACCGTCGACCGGATCGACCGGGTCGTTGCCGCCGTCGACCCGGAGCAGGTCAAGAGCCTCGTTGCATCGGTGGAGCGCTTTTCCGGCGAGATCGCCGGCAAGACGAAGATCGTGACCGACGCCATCGCGAAGGCCGGCGAGGCGGTCGACAATGTCAACGAGTTCAGCCAGAGCCTGAAGGGGCGCGGCCCGCAGATCGACCAGATCGTGCGCGATGCCCAGGAACTGGCGTCGAAGCTCAATGCCACCGGCACCCGTGTCCAGAGCGTCGTCGACAAGGTCGACGCGATGGTGGAAGGGGACGGCGAGGGCCTGATCGCCGAGGCGACCCAGGCCGCCGCCTCGATCCGCAAGGTCGCCGACGTGCTGGCCGAGCGGGTCGGGCCGATCACCAGCGGGCTCGAGCGCTTCACCGCGCGCGGCTCGACCGATTTCTCGAATGCCATGGCGCAGCTCAGCCGCACGCTGCTGGAGATCCAGCGCACGGCGTCCGATCTCAACCGCGATCCGCAGCGCGTGATCTTCGGCGGGCCGGACAAGCCGACCTTCGGAGGGGCACAGCGGCGATGA
- a CDS encoding ABC transporter ATP-binding protein: MPSETTLAPPTADETNAPGEEVILRARGVTVGFGSTVVLKDLDLDVRTREILGFVGGSGTGKSVLMRAILGLTPKRAGTIEVFGVDLDKASPDERQAVERRWGVLFQQGALFSSLTVRQNIQVPMREHMRMSQRLMDELALLKLEMVGLPRNAAEKFPSELSGGMIKRASLARSLALDPDLVFLDEPTSGLDPIGAAAFDDLVRKLRDTLGLTVYMVTHDLDSLHSICDRVAVLGEKRVLKTGTVAELMEFDNPWVQSYFNGERALRRV; the protein is encoded by the coding sequence ATGCCGTCCGAGACAACCCTTGCGCCGCCGACCGCGGACGAGACCAACGCGCCCGGCGAGGAGGTGATCCTGCGCGCCCGCGGCGTGACGGTCGGCTTCGGTTCGACGGTGGTCCTCAAGGATCTAGACCTCGACGTGCGGACACGCGAGATCCTGGGCTTCGTCGGCGGATCGGGCACCGGCAAGTCGGTGCTGATGCGCGCCATTCTCGGCCTCACGCCGAAGCGGGCCGGCACCATCGAGGTGTTCGGCGTCGATCTCGACAAGGCCTCGCCGGACGAGCGGCAGGCGGTGGAGCGCCGGTGGGGCGTGCTGTTCCAGCAGGGTGCCCTGTTCTCCTCGCTCACCGTGCGGCAGAACATCCAGGTGCCGATGCGCGAGCACATGCGCATGTCGCAGCGGCTGATGGACGAGCTCGCCCTGTTGAAGCTGGAAATGGTCGGCCTGCCGCGCAATGCGGCGGAGAAGTTCCCCTCCGAACTCTCCGGCGGCATGATCAAGCGGGCGAGCCTTGCGCGTTCGCTGGCCCTCGATCCGGACCTTGTCTTTCTCGACGAGCCGACCTCCGGTCTCGATCCCATCGGTGCCGCTGCGTTCGACGATCTCGTGCGCAAGCTTCGCGACACGCTCGGCCTCACGGTCTACATGGTCACCCACGATCTCGACAGCTTGCATTCCATTTGCGACCGCGTCGCGGTATTAGGAGAAAAGAGAGTGTTGAAGACGGGGACGGTCGCCGAACTGATGGAATTCGACAATCCCTGGGTGCAGTCCTATTTCAACGGCGAACGGGCGTTGCGGCGGGTATAG
- a CDS encoding ABC transporter permease: MTVEAAQEIPRISAKEKDGDLILVLAGPWTIQHSEILEQAVDGIGVPDARRIHFDLSQVGRMDTAGAWLIHRLRGDLEFHGARVSLQGVRPSFDALISEVEQHHPTPWAPARHKLSLFSILETTGREVVGIGRDSLAILHIVGSLVSVLSGVFLRPRSLRIVSIATQFDRACIGAVPIVMLMSFLIGAIIAQQGGFYLRQFGAEVYVVDLSGVLVLREIGVILTAIMVAGRSGSAFTAEIGSMKMREEIDALHVIGLRVTEVLILPRLFALILALPILTFLSNLAALFGAGLISWLYLDMAPRVFINLMQQSVTVDTLMVGIVKAPFMALIIGLVACVEGMKVSGSAESLGHHTTMSVVKAIFMVIVVDGLFAIFFSSIGI, from the coding sequence ATGACCGTTGAGGCAGCACAGGAGATACCGCGTATCTCGGCGAAGGAGAAGGACGGCGACCTGATCCTCGTGCTGGCCGGGCCCTGGACGATCCAGCATAGCGAGATCCTGGAGCAGGCCGTCGACGGCATCGGTGTGCCCGACGCCCGGCGCATTCATTTCGACCTGTCGCAGGTCGGGCGGATGGATACGGCGGGCGCCTGGTTGATCCACCGCTTGCGCGGCGACCTGGAGTTCCACGGCGCGCGCGTCAGCCTGCAAGGGGTGCGGCCGTCCTTCGATGCGCTGATTTCCGAGGTCGAGCAGCACCACCCGACTCCCTGGGCGCCGGCGCGTCACAAGTTGTCGCTGTTCAGCATTCTCGAGACGACGGGGCGCGAGGTCGTCGGCATCGGGCGCGATTCGCTCGCCATCCTGCACATCGTCGGCTCGCTGGTCAGCGTGCTGTCGGGCGTGTTCCTGCGCCCGCGCAGCCTTCGCATCGTCTCCATCGCCACCCAGTTCGACAGGGCCTGCATCGGCGCGGTGCCCATCGTCATGCTGATGAGCTTCCTCATCGGCGCGATCATCGCCCAGCAGGGCGGCTTCTACCTCCGGCAGTTCGGCGCCGAGGTCTATGTGGTCGACCTGTCCGGCGTGCTGGTGCTGCGCGAGATCGGCGTGATTCTGACGGCGATCATGGTCGCGGGCCGGTCCGGCTCCGCGTTCACCGCCGAGATCGGCTCGATGAAGATGCGTGAGGAGATCGACGCGCTGCATGTCATCGGGCTGCGGGTCACCGAAGTGCTGATCCTGCCGCGGCTTTTCGCGCTCATTCTCGCCCTGCCGATCCTGACCTTCCTGTCGAACCTTGCTGCTCTGTTCGGCGCCGGGCTGATTTCCTGGCTCTATCTCGACATGGCGCCGCGGGTCTTCATCAACCTGATGCAGCAGTCGGTCACGGTCGATACCTTGATGGTGGGCATCGTCAAGGCGCCCTTCATGGCGCTGATCATCGGCCTTGTGGCCTGCGTGGAAGGCATGAAAGTCTCGGGTTCGGCCGAGTCGCTCGGCCATCACACGACCATGTCCGTCGTGAAGGCGATCTTCATGGTGATCGTCGTCGACGGCCTGTTCGCCATCTTCTTCTCTTCGATCGGGATCTGA
- the dgcN gene encoding N-acetyltransferase DgcN, translating to MEIAHPYLLFLGDVPDALAAKTGLGIVDWRRDWCIGQHRLEGCKADAKLPEMSPQDAAKAGARTMVIGAVNAGGVLPEHWVASIVAALDAGMDVASGLHMRLGAVPAIREAAERNGRKLFDVRHSDIRFDTGKGTRRSGKRLLTVGTDCSVGKKYCALALEQAMRDKGFDADFRATGQTGVFISGRGVSLDAVIADFISGAAEWISPAADENHWDLVEGQGSLFHPSFAGVTLGLLHGSQPDAFVVCHEPTRTNMRGVKTPLPTIQQVIDMTVALGKLTNPDIRCVGISINTVALDEPEARKLLADTQAEYGLPATDPVRFGCEAIVERIAAEFGKP from the coding sequence ATGGAAATTGCCCATCCCTATCTGCTGTTTCTCGGCGACGTGCCGGACGCGCTGGCCGCCAAGACGGGCCTCGGCATCGTCGACTGGCGCCGCGACTGGTGCATCGGCCAGCATCGGCTGGAGGGGTGCAAGGCGGACGCGAAACTGCCCGAGATGTCGCCGCAGGACGCCGCCAAGGCCGGCGCGCGGACCATGGTGATCGGCGCGGTGAATGCCGGCGGCGTGCTGCCCGAGCACTGGGTGGCCTCCATCGTCGCGGCGCTCGATGCGGGCATGGACGTGGCGAGCGGGCTGCACATGCGCCTCGGCGCCGTCCCCGCCATCCGCGAGGCGGCCGAGCGCAACGGCCGCAAGCTGTTCGACGTGCGCCATTCCGACATCCGCTTCGACACCGGCAAGGGCACCAGGCGCAGCGGCAAGCGGCTGCTGACGGTGGGAACCGACTGCTCGGTCGGCAAGAAATACTGCGCGCTGGCGCTGGAACAGGCGATGCGGGACAAGGGCTTCGACGCCGACTTCCGTGCCACCGGCCAGACCGGCGTGTTCATTTCCGGGCGCGGCGTCTCGCTGGACGCGGTGATCGCGGACTTCATTTCGGGCGCCGCGGAATGGATCTCGCCGGCCGCCGACGAGAACCACTGGGATCTGGTCGAGGGACAGGGCTCGCTGTTCCACCCGTCCTTTGCCGGCGTGACCCTCGGCCTGCTGCACGGGTCCCAGCCCGACGCCTTCGTCGTCTGCCACGAGCCGACCCGCACCAACATGCGCGGCGTCAAGACGCCGCTGCCGACGATCCAACAGGTCATCGACATGACCGTGGCGCTCGGCAAGCTCACCAATCCGGACATCCGCTGCGTCGGCATCAGCATCAACACGGTGGCGCTGGACGAGCCGGAAGCGCGCAAGCTGCTCGCCGACACGCAGGCCGAATACGGCCTGCCGGCGACCGATCCCGTCCGCTTCGGCTGCGAGGCCATCGTCGAGCGGATCGCGGCCGAGTTCGGCAAGCCATGA
- the dgcA gene encoding N-acetyl-D-Glu racemase DgcA, whose translation MTLKLSVATDSWPIEGGFTISRGSRTHANVVMVTLSEGPHRGRGECVPYARYGETVEGVMADIERIAPDIARGLDRAGLQQAMPAGAARNAIDCAFWDLAAKQAGTSAASLAGIGEMRPVTTAFTISLGTPEKMAADTAKAKHRPLLKIKLGGDGDDERIAAVRAAAPNARLIVDANEAWSEALFARNMEACRAAGVELIEQPLPSDADGALAHLPRPIPVCADESLHTSADLERLAPLYDAVNIKLDKTGGLTEALLLARKAREMRFKVMIGCMLGTSLAMAPGALIAQGADYVDLDAPLLLSKDREPGLVFDGSLMHPPRPELWG comes from the coding sequence ATGACGCTCAAACTGAGCGTTGCCACCGACAGTTGGCCGATCGAGGGCGGCTTCACCATCTCGCGGGGAAGCCGGACCCACGCCAATGTGGTGATGGTCACGCTGAGCGAAGGGCCGCATCGCGGCCGGGGCGAATGCGTTCCCTACGCCCGCTACGGCGAGACGGTCGAGGGCGTGATGGCCGATATCGAGCGGATCGCGCCCGACATCGCCCGCGGGCTCGACCGCGCCGGGCTGCAGCAGGCGATGCCGGCGGGCGCGGCGCGCAACGCCATCGACTGCGCCTTCTGGGACCTGGCCGCCAAGCAGGCCGGCACGAGCGCGGCCAGCCTCGCCGGCATCGGAGAAATGAGGCCCGTCACCACCGCCTTCACCATCAGCCTCGGCACGCCGGAAAAGATGGCCGCCGACACGGCGAAGGCGAAGCACCGCCCGCTGCTGAAGATCAAGCTCGGCGGCGACGGCGACGACGAGCGGATCGCCGCGGTGCGCGCTGCCGCACCGAACGCCCGGCTGATCGTCGATGCCAACGAGGCCTGGAGCGAGGCGCTGTTTGCGCGCAACATGGAGGCCTGCCGCGCGGCCGGGGTGGAGCTGATCGAGCAGCCCCTGCCTTCCGACGCGGACGGGGCTCTTGCCCACCTGCCGCGGCCCATTCCGGTCTGTGCCGACGAAAGCCTGCACACTTCGGCGGACCTGGAACGCCTTGCCCCGCTCTACGACGCGGTCAACATCAAGCTCGACAAGACCGGCGGCCTGACCGAAGCGCTGCTGCTTGCCCGCAAGGCCCGCGAGATGCGCTTCAAGGTGATGATCGGCTGCATGCTCGGCACGTCGCTGGCAATGGCGCCGGGCGCGCTGATCGCGCAAGGGGCCGATTATGTCGATCTCGACGCGCCGCTGCTGCTGTCCAAGGACCGGGAGCCTGGGCTCGTCTTCGACGGCAGCCTGATGCATCCGCCGCGCCCCGAGCTCTGGGGCTAG
- a CDS encoding MFS transporter codes for MPLHARVAAIFAAYFFGLGLFLPFFPLVLSEAGLSPGEIGTLLAIPMLVRLAANPLIGAAVDRFGTPGRAVALLSILAAIAFSGFFFAKSFFASAVLLVVISIAWSPLMPLGDALAARVEREGKGDYGRMRLWGSVSFIVANVIGGVLIGEWTTGVVVGGIVAGLVAAGVAALSVKLPRIRVDENESVSIASPDTALAEVMEEGAPRALPARRKGLAALLREGAFVTPGFLLVILAAGCAQASHAAYYAFSALHWSQTGVSGAAVGIYWGLGVITEIGLFAASARVRAVLGVNGLLAIGIAGAILRWILFPFVEDPVSIVLVQLLHGLSFGATHLGAVAFVARMAPPQWAGAAQGVNSMVIGAVTALASAAAGVLYASSPVSAFLAMSVLSGIGGVCLVAGLVVSNRAKRAG; via the coding sequence ATGCCCCTTCACGCAAGGGTTGCGGCGATCTTCGCAGCCTATTTCTTCGGCCTCGGCCTGTTTCTCCCGTTCTTTCCGCTGGTGCTGTCCGAGGCGGGCCTGAGCCCCGGAGAGATCGGCACGCTGCTCGCCATCCCGATGCTGGTGCGGCTTGCGGCCAACCCCCTGATCGGCGCGGCCGTCGACCGCTTCGGCACGCCGGGCCGGGCCGTGGCCCTGCTCAGCATTCTCGCCGCCATTGCGTTTTCAGGCTTTTTCTTCGCCAAGAGCTTCTTCGCCAGCGCCGTGCTGCTGGTGGTCATCTCCATCGCCTGGTCGCCCCTGATGCCGCTGGGGGACGCGCTGGCGGCCCGCGTCGAGCGCGAGGGCAAGGGCGATTATGGCCGCATGCGGCTGTGGGGCTCGGTCTCCTTCATCGTGGCGAACGTGATCGGCGGCGTGCTGATCGGCGAGTGGACGACCGGGGTCGTGGTCGGCGGCATCGTCGCCGGGCTGGTTGCGGCCGGGGTCGCCGCGCTCAGCGTCAAGCTGCCGCGAATCCGGGTCGATGAAAACGAATCGGTCTCGATCGCCTCGCCCGACACCGCGCTCGCCGAGGTGATGGAAGAGGGCGCGCCGCGCGCCCTTCCTGCCCGCCGAAAGGGGTTGGCCGCGCTGCTGCGCGAGGGCGCCTTCGTGACGCCCGGCTTCCTGCTGGTGATCCTGGCGGCGGGTTGCGCGCAGGCCAGCCATGCGGCCTATTACGCCTTCAGCGCGCTCCACTGGTCGCAGACCGGCGTTTCCGGTGCGGCCGTCGGCATCTATTGGGGGCTGGGGGTGATCACCGAGATCGGCCTGTTCGCCGCCTCGGCGCGGGTGCGGGCGGTGCTGGGCGTCAACGGCCTGCTGGCCATCGGCATTGCCGGCGCCATCCTGCGCTGGATCCTGTTTCCCTTCGTGGAGGATCCCGTCTCCATCGTCCTGGTGCAGCTGCTGCACGGGCTCAGCTTCGGCGCGACCCATCTCGGCGCCGTCGCCTTCGTCGCGCGCATGGCGCCGCCGCAGTGGGCGGGCGCTGCCCAGGGCGTCAACTCGATGGTGATCGGTGCGGTGACGGCGCTGGCCTCCGCCGCCGCAGGCGTGCTCTACGCCTCCAGCCCGGTCTCGGCTTTCCTGGCGATGTCGGTGCTGTCCGGCATCGGCGGGGTGTGCCTGGTCGCCGGCCTCGTCGTCTCGAACCGGGCGAAGCGCGCCGGCTAG